The proteins below are encoded in one region of Buteo buteo chromosome 22, bButBut1.hap1.1, whole genome shotgun sequence:
- the HMGB3 gene encoding LOW QUALITY PROTEIN: high mobility group protein B3 (The sequence of the model RefSeq protein was modified relative to this genomic sequence to represent the inferred CDS: deleted 2 bases in 1 codon) has protein sequence MSGRGGCFKRQSPAANQAALVGSQREAEPPRRAPRRALRSSSCPHYREQYRVKMAKGDPKKPKGKMSAYAFFVQTCREEHKKKNPEVPVNFAEFSKKCSERWKTMSSKEKAKFDEMAKADKVRYDREMKDYGPAKGGKKKKDPNAPKRPPSGFFLFCSEFRPKIKSTNPGISIGDVAKKLGEMWNNLSDGEKQPYNNKAAKLKEKYEKDVADYKSKGKFDGAKGAATKAARKKVEEEDEEEEEDEEEEDEDDDDE, from the exons ATGAGCGGGCGAGGAGGTTGTTTTAAACGGCAGAGCCCCGCAGCCAATCAGGCCGCTCTCGTAGGCAGCCAACGCGAGGCTGAGCCG CCGCGCCGAGCCCCGCGTCGTGCCCTGCGCTCCAGCTCCTGTCCACACTACCGCGAACAATACAG AGTCAAGATGGCTAAAGGCGATCCGAAGAAGCCCAAGGGCAAGATGTCTGCCTATGCCTTCTTTGTGCAGACGTGCCGTGAGGAACATAAGAAAAAGAACCCAGAGGTTCCAGTCAACTTTGCAGAGTTTTCCAAGAAGTGCTCGGAGAGGTGGAAG acCATGTCAAGCAAGGAGAAGGCTAAATTTGATGAAATGGCAAAGGCTGATAAGGTACGATATGATAGAGAAATGAAGGACTATGGACCAGCTAAGGGTGGCAAGAAGAAGAAGGACCCCAACGCCCCGAAACGACCACC GTCtggcttcttcctcttctgttcaGAGTTCCGCCCCAAGATCAAGTCCACAAACCCTGGCATATCCATCGGGGACGTAGCAAAGAAACTGGGCGAAATGTGGAACAATCTCAGTGATGGCGAAAAGCAGCCTTATAATAACAAGGCAGCTAAACTGAAGGAGAAGTACGAGAAG GATGTTGCAGACTACAAGTCTAAAGGAAAGTTTGATGGCGCAAAGGGAGCAGCAACCAAAGCTGCTCGGAAAAAGGTAGAGGAAGAAGacgaagaggaggaggaggatgaagaagaggaggatgaagatgatgatgatgaataA